One Bos taurus isolate L1 Dominette 01449 registration number 42190680 breed Hereford chromosome 3, ARS-UCD2.0, whole genome shotgun sequence DNA window includes the following coding sequences:
- the ATXN7L2 gene encoding ataxin-7-like protein 2 isoform X3 yields MVLWVVLSTGCLSRGRGFLLLGHSTWSGWRWASGMGVVLLSCVSPPGAELEESNKNPKKLDAMTLIKEDMSIFGHCPAHDDFYLVVCNHCSQVVKPQAFQKHCERRHGPLSKLYTRAPPPPPAPASSQKCHVVNGQGPACRGPGSTKTSSREKGQGSRSRGHQPPEKTQKDNLCLFVPVVNLEKMSSLPKPDGHGIRVAPPSAFLSQPGGLTKDSPGKNPMASPSKELPGRESIEIAPSEGPSHRTEGSPSEKEPGGAKLPPKTHRKMARKECDLNRQCGVINPETKKICTRLLTCKIHSVHQRREVQGRAKDFDVLVAELKANSRKGESPKEKSPGRKEAALERPSQEPPASVQLVAAAAAPSGAFSARAKPTYPYCALPRSRASSESELDDEGPCGDGDPGLFPFPLPRGGAQASSEESEEEGTSDELHLPTDCHYANRPPRPQAFCTFGSRLVSPGCYVFSRRLDRFCSALSSMLERHLSSHMWKKIPPAAEPPSHLVSSLPSAPLSPSPTGSSPRLPGPPPRPTCPASTPPTKDSLVPSYPAGSPNVAAACSQAECIGGSQAITSPLPANTPSPSFSKLPPSKASKSSKGKDRLEVEAPSRKRKLSPGPTTFKRTCILEPTGKGKPSGCRGLTAKTKPALGLGLNGTVGPRVKRAGPLDCRGSPHQPPTPVKASQLDSQGVAGHAAKALPTNCLSEEEVAKKRKNLATYCRPVKAKHCQAGAPADAACSVRRKKPGPALAFEEKCSTLQSKAH; encoded by the exons ATGGTTCTCTGGGTGGTCCTGAGCACCGGGTGCTTGTCAAGAGGCAGGGGCTTCCTCCTGCTTGGCCACAGCACCTGGTCGGGTTGGAGATGGGCGTCTGGGATGGGAGTGGTCCTTCTGAGCTgtgtttctcctccaggggctgaGTTGGAGGAGAGTAACAAAAACCCGAAGAAGTTGGATGCCATGACCCTCATTAAAGAAG ACATGTCCATCTTCGGGCACTGCCCTGCCCATGACGACTTCTATTTGGTTGTATGTAACCATTGCAGCCAAGTGGTGAAGCCTCAAGCTTTCCAGAAGCACTGCG AAAGAAGACATGGGCCCCTCAGCAAGCTCTACACCCGggccccacctccacctccagcccCTGCCAGCTCTCAGAAATGCCATGTAGTGAATGGGCAGGGCCCTGCTTGTAGGGGCCCAGGTTCTACCAAAACCTCCTCCAGGGAGAAGGGCCAGGGGTCTCGCAGCCGTGGCCATCAGCCTCCTGAGAAGACCCAGAAGGACAACCTCTG CCTTTTCGTGCCTGTGGTGAATCTGGAGAAGATGTCCAGTCTTCCGAAGCCCGATGGACATGGAATCAGGGTGGCCCCGCCCTCTGCTTTCCTCAGCCAGCCAGGTGGCCTCACCAAGGACTCCcctggaaaaaatcccatggcATCCCCTTCTAAAGAACTTCCTGGCAGAGAGAGCATCGAGATAGCCCCCAGCGAGGGTCCCAGTCACCGGACTGAAGGCAGCCCTTCtgaaaaggagcctggtggggccaaGCTGCCCCCTAAAACCCACCGCAAGATGGCTC GGAAGGAGTGCGACCTCAACAGGCAGTGTGGGGTAATAAATCCAGAGACCAAAAAGATCTGTACCCGCCTTCTCACCTGCAAG ATCCACTCGGTGCACCAGCGCCGGGAGGTCCAGGGCCGAGCCAAGGACTTTGACGTGCTGGTGGCAGAGCTGAAGGCCAATTCCCGCAAAGGGGAGTCTCCCAAGGAGAAGAGCCCAGGGCGCAAGGAGGCAGCTCTCGAGCGCCCCTCCCAGGAGCCCCCCGCCTCAGTCCAACTTgtggcagcagcagctgctcccAGCGGCGCCTTCTCTGCTCGTGCCAAGCCGACCTACCCCTACTGTGCACTGCCCAG GTCCCGGGCTTCCTCTGAGAGTGAGTTGGATGATGAAGGCCCTTGTGGTGATGGGGATCCAGGCCTGTTCCCCTTCCCCCTGCCCCGGGGTGGGGCCCAGGCCTCCAGTGAGGAGAGTGAGGAGGAGGGGACATCTGATGAACTCCACCTCCCCACTGACTGCCATTATGCAAACCGGCCTCCTCGGCCACAGGCG TTCTGCACCTTTGGGAGCCGGCTGGTGAGTCCAGGATGCTACGTGTTTAGCCGCCGGCTGGACCGGTTCTGCTCGGCCCTGAGCTCCATGCTGGAACGGCACCTCAGCTCCCACATGTGGAA GAAGATCCCACCGGCGGCTGAGCCTCCATCCCACCTTGTCAGCTCCCTCCCATCTGCTCCCCTGAGTCCATCCCCTACGGGCAGCAGCCCTCGCCTTCCAGGCCCACCTCCCAGACCCACCTGCCCCGCCTCCACGCCCCCCACCAAGGACAGCCTTGTCCCCAGCTACCCTGCAGGCTCCCCCAACGTGGCAGCCGCCTGTAGTCAGGCGGAGTGCATAGGCGGGAGCCAGGCCATCACCTCACCACTGCCTGCCAACACGCCATCCCCGTCGTTCAGCAAGCTCCCACCTTCCAAGGCCAGCAAGTCGTCCAAAGGCAAGGACAGGCTTGAGGTGGAGGCTCCTTCTCGAAAGCGAAAGTTATCGCCCGGCCCCACCACTTTCAAACGGACTTGCATCCTGGAGCCCACTGGAAAAGGCAAGCCCTCTGGATGCCGGGGCCTCACAGCCAAGACTAAACCTGCTCTGGGCCTGGGGCTTAATGGGACGGTGGGGCCAAGAGTGAAGAGGGCAGGGCCTCTGGACTGTCGGGGTTCCCCTCATCAGCCCCCCACGCCAGTCAAGGCCTCTCAGCTGGACAGCCAGGGGGTGGCTGGACATGCGGCCAAGGCCCTGCCGACCAACTGCCTCTCTGAGGAGGAGGTAGCCAAGAAGCGGAAAAACCTGGCCACTTACTGCCGGCCAGTGAAGGCCAAGCACTGCCAGGCCGGTGCCCCTGCTGACGCGGCCTGCTCTGTGCGCCGCAAGAAGCCGGGTCCGGCCCTGGCCTTTGAGGAGAAGTGTTCTACACTGCAG TCAAAAGCCCATTAA
- the ATXN7L2 gene encoding ataxin-7-like protein 2: MAALERRVPSLDDFAGQSWSSWVERADLPAADGAELEESNKNPKKLDAMTLIKEERRHGPLSKLYTRAPPPPPAPASSQKCHVVNGQGPACRGPGSTKTSSREKGQGSRSRGHQPPEKTQKDNLCLFVPVVNLEKMSSLPKPDGHGIRVAPPSAFLSQPGGLTKDSPGKNPMASPSKELPGRESIEIAPSEGPSHRTEGSPSEKEPGGAKLPPKTHRKMARKECDLNRQCGVINPETKKICTRLLTCKIHSVHQRREVQGRAKDFDVLVAELKANSRKGESPKEKSPGRKEAALERPSQEPPASVQLVAAAAAPSGAFSARAKPTYPYCALPRSRASSESELDDEGPCGDGDPGLFPFPLPRGGAQASSEESEEEGTSDELHLPTDCHYANRPPRPQAFCTFGSRLVSPGCYVFSRRLDRFCSALSSMLERHLSSHMWKKIPPAAEPPSHLVSSLPSAPLSPSPTGSSPRLPGPPPRPTCPASTPPTKDSLVPSYPAGSPNVAAACSQAECIGGSQAITSPLPANTPSPSFSKLPPSKASKSSKGKDRLEVEAPSRKRKLSPGPTTFKRTCILEPTGKGKPSGCRGLTAKTKPALGLGLNGTVGPRVKRAGPLDCRGSPHQPPTPVKASQLDSQGVAGHAAKALPTNCLSEEEVAKKRKNLATYCRPVKAKHCQAGAPADAACSVRRKKPGPALAFEEKCSTLQELELPLFPEGKEVGLHEL; encoded by the exons gggctgaGTTGGAGGAGAGTAACAAAAACCCGAAGAAGTTGGATGCCATGACCCTCATTAAAGAAG AAAGAAGACATGGGCCCCTCAGCAAGCTCTACACCCGggccccacctccacctccagcccCTGCCAGCTCTCAGAAATGCCATGTAGTGAATGGGCAGGGCCCTGCTTGTAGGGGCCCAGGTTCTACCAAAACCTCCTCCAGGGAGAAGGGCCAGGGGTCTCGCAGCCGTGGCCATCAGCCTCCTGAGAAGACCCAGAAGGACAACCTCTG CCTTTTCGTGCCTGTGGTGAATCTGGAGAAGATGTCCAGTCTTCCGAAGCCCGATGGACATGGAATCAGGGTGGCCCCGCCCTCTGCTTTCCTCAGCCAGCCAGGTGGCCTCACCAAGGACTCCcctggaaaaaatcccatggcATCCCCTTCTAAAGAACTTCCTGGCAGAGAGAGCATCGAGATAGCCCCCAGCGAGGGTCCCAGTCACCGGACTGAAGGCAGCCCTTCtgaaaaggagcctggtggggccaaGCTGCCCCCTAAAACCCACCGCAAGATGGCTC GGAAGGAGTGCGACCTCAACAGGCAGTGTGGGGTAATAAATCCAGAGACCAAAAAGATCTGTACCCGCCTTCTCACCTGCAAG ATCCACTCGGTGCACCAGCGCCGGGAGGTCCAGGGCCGAGCCAAGGACTTTGACGTGCTGGTGGCAGAGCTGAAGGCCAATTCCCGCAAAGGGGAGTCTCCCAAGGAGAAGAGCCCAGGGCGCAAGGAGGCAGCTCTCGAGCGCCCCTCCCAGGAGCCCCCCGCCTCAGTCCAACTTgtggcagcagcagctgctcccAGCGGCGCCTTCTCTGCTCGTGCCAAGCCGACCTACCCCTACTGTGCACTGCCCAG GTCCCGGGCTTCCTCTGAGAGTGAGTTGGATGATGAAGGCCCTTGTGGTGATGGGGATCCAGGCCTGTTCCCCTTCCCCCTGCCCCGGGGTGGGGCCCAGGCCTCCAGTGAGGAGAGTGAGGAGGAGGGGACATCTGATGAACTCCACCTCCCCACTGACTGCCATTATGCAAACCGGCCTCCTCGGCCACAGGCG TTCTGCACCTTTGGGAGCCGGCTGGTGAGTCCAGGATGCTACGTGTTTAGCCGCCGGCTGGACCGGTTCTGCTCGGCCCTGAGCTCCATGCTGGAACGGCACCTCAGCTCCCACATGTGGAA GAAGATCCCACCGGCGGCTGAGCCTCCATCCCACCTTGTCAGCTCCCTCCCATCTGCTCCCCTGAGTCCATCCCCTACGGGCAGCAGCCCTCGCCTTCCAGGCCCACCTCCCAGACCCACCTGCCCCGCCTCCACGCCCCCCACCAAGGACAGCCTTGTCCCCAGCTACCCTGCAGGCTCCCCCAACGTGGCAGCCGCCTGTAGTCAGGCGGAGTGCATAGGCGGGAGCCAGGCCATCACCTCACCACTGCCTGCCAACACGCCATCCCCGTCGTTCAGCAAGCTCCCACCTTCCAAGGCCAGCAAGTCGTCCAAAGGCAAGGACAGGCTTGAGGTGGAGGCTCCTTCTCGAAAGCGAAAGTTATCGCCCGGCCCCACCACTTTCAAACGGACTTGCATCCTGGAGCCCACTGGAAAAGGCAAGCCCTCTGGATGCCGGGGCCTCACAGCCAAGACTAAACCTGCTCTGGGCCTGGGGCTTAATGGGACGGTGGGGCCAAGAGTGAAGAGGGCAGGGCCTCTGGACTGTCGGGGTTCCCCTCATCAGCCCCCCACGCCAGTCAAGGCCTCTCAGCTGGACAGCCAGGGGGTGGCTGGACATGCGGCCAAGGCCCTGCCGACCAACTGCCTCTCTGAGGAGGAGGTAGCCAAGAAGCGGAAAAACCTGGCCACTTACTGCCGGCCAGTGAAGGCCAAGCACTGCCAGGCCGGTGCCCCTGCTGACGCGGCCTGCTCTGTGCGCCGCAAGAAGCCGGGTCCGGCCCTGGCCTTTGAGGAGAAGTGTTCTACACTGCAG GAACTGGAGCTACCTCTGTTCCCTGAAGGAAAGGAAGTTGGACTCCATGAGCTCTGA
- the ATXN7L2 gene encoding ataxin-7-like protein 2 isoform X6: protein MAVRERAAAAMAALERRVPSLDDFAGQSWSSWVERADLPAADGAELEESNKNPKKLDAMTLIKEDMSIFGHCPAHDDFYLVVCNHCSQVVKPQAFQKHCERRHGPLSKLYTRAPPPPPAPASSQKCHVVNGQGPACRGPGSTKTSSREKGQGSRSRGHQPPEKTQKDNLCQPGGLTKDSPGKNPMASPSKELPGRESIEIAPSEGPSHRTEGSPSEKEPGGAKLPPKTHRKMARKECDLNRQCGVINPETKKICTRLLTCKIHSVHQRREVQGRAKDFDVLVAELKANSRKGESPKEKSPGRKEAALERPSQEPPASVQLVAAAAAPSGAFSARAKPTYPYCALPRSRASSESELDDEGPCGDGDPGLFPFPLPRGGAQASSEESEEEGTSDELHLPTDCHYANRPPRPQAFCTFGSRLVSPGCYVFSRRLDRFCSALSSMLERHLSSHMWKKIPPAAEPPSHLVSSLPSAPLSPSPTGSSPRLPGPPPRPTCPASTPPTKDSLVPSYPAGSPNVAAACSQAECIGGSQAITSPLPANTPSPSFSKLPPSKASKSSKGKDRLEVEAPSRKRKLSPGPTTFKRTCILEPTGKGKPSGCRGLTAKTKPALGLGLNGTVGPRVKRAGPLDCRGSPHQPPTPVKASQLDSQGVAGHAAKALPTNCLSEEEVAKKRKNLATYCRPVKAKHCQAGAPADAACSVRRKKPGPALAFEEKCSTLQVPARLPEDRGRERVRMDEVGVPSRNLTERGA, encoded by the exons gggctgaGTTGGAGGAGAGTAACAAAAACCCGAAGAAGTTGGATGCCATGACCCTCATTAAAGAAG ACATGTCCATCTTCGGGCACTGCCCTGCCCATGACGACTTCTATTTGGTTGTATGTAACCATTGCAGCCAAGTGGTGAAGCCTCAAGCTTTCCAGAAGCACTGCG AAAGAAGACATGGGCCCCTCAGCAAGCTCTACACCCGggccccacctccacctccagcccCTGCCAGCTCTCAGAAATGCCATGTAGTGAATGGGCAGGGCCCTGCTTGTAGGGGCCCAGGTTCTACCAAAACCTCCTCCAGGGAGAAGGGCCAGGGGTCTCGCAGCCGTGGCCATCAGCCTCCTGAGAAGACCCAGAAGGACAACCTCTG CCAGCCAGGTGGCCTCACCAAGGACTCCcctggaaaaaatcccatggcATCCCCTTCTAAAGAACTTCCTGGCAGAGAGAGCATCGAGATAGCCCCCAGCGAGGGTCCCAGTCACCGGACTGAAGGCAGCCCTTCtgaaaaggagcctggtggggccaaGCTGCCCCCTAAAACCCACCGCAAGATGGCTC GGAAGGAGTGCGACCTCAACAGGCAGTGTGGGGTAATAAATCCAGAGACCAAAAAGATCTGTACCCGCCTTCTCACCTGCAAG ATCCACTCGGTGCACCAGCGCCGGGAGGTCCAGGGCCGAGCCAAGGACTTTGACGTGCTGGTGGCAGAGCTGAAGGCCAATTCCCGCAAAGGGGAGTCTCCCAAGGAGAAGAGCCCAGGGCGCAAGGAGGCAGCTCTCGAGCGCCCCTCCCAGGAGCCCCCCGCCTCAGTCCAACTTgtggcagcagcagctgctcccAGCGGCGCCTTCTCTGCTCGTGCCAAGCCGACCTACCCCTACTGTGCACTGCCCAG GTCCCGGGCTTCCTCTGAGAGTGAGTTGGATGATGAAGGCCCTTGTGGTGATGGGGATCCAGGCCTGTTCCCCTTCCCCCTGCCCCGGGGTGGGGCCCAGGCCTCCAGTGAGGAGAGTGAGGAGGAGGGGACATCTGATGAACTCCACCTCCCCACTGACTGCCATTATGCAAACCGGCCTCCTCGGCCACAGGCG TTCTGCACCTTTGGGAGCCGGCTGGTGAGTCCAGGATGCTACGTGTTTAGCCGCCGGCTGGACCGGTTCTGCTCGGCCCTGAGCTCCATGCTGGAACGGCACCTCAGCTCCCACATGTGGAA GAAGATCCCACCGGCGGCTGAGCCTCCATCCCACCTTGTCAGCTCCCTCCCATCTGCTCCCCTGAGTCCATCCCCTACGGGCAGCAGCCCTCGCCTTCCAGGCCCACCTCCCAGACCCACCTGCCCCGCCTCCACGCCCCCCACCAAGGACAGCCTTGTCCCCAGCTACCCTGCAGGCTCCCCCAACGTGGCAGCCGCCTGTAGTCAGGCGGAGTGCATAGGCGGGAGCCAGGCCATCACCTCACCACTGCCTGCCAACACGCCATCCCCGTCGTTCAGCAAGCTCCCACCTTCCAAGGCCAGCAAGTCGTCCAAAGGCAAGGACAGGCTTGAGGTGGAGGCTCCTTCTCGAAAGCGAAAGTTATCGCCCGGCCCCACCACTTTCAAACGGACTTGCATCCTGGAGCCCACTGGAAAAGGCAAGCCCTCTGGATGCCGGGGCCTCACAGCCAAGACTAAACCTGCTCTGGGCCTGGGGCTTAATGGGACGGTGGGGCCAAGAGTGAAGAGGGCAGGGCCTCTGGACTGTCGGGGTTCCCCTCATCAGCCCCCCACGCCAGTCAAGGCCTCTCAGCTGGACAGCCAGGGGGTGGCTGGACATGCGGCCAAGGCCCTGCCGACCAACTGCCTCTCTGAGGAGGAGGTAGCCAAGAAGCGGAAAAACCTGGCCACTTACTGCCGGCCAGTGAAGGCCAAGCACTGCCAGGCCGGTGCCCCTGCTGACGCGGCCTGCTCTGTGCGCCGCAAGAAGCCGGGTCCGGCCCTGGCCTTTGAGGAGAAGTGTTCTACACTGCAGGTACCAGCCCGGCTCCCTGAAGATCGGGGGCGGGAAAGGGTCAGGATGGATGAGGTTGGCGTGCCCAGCAGGAACCTGACAGAAAGAGGTGCCTAA
- the ATXN7L2 gene encoding ataxin-7-like protein 2 isoform X2, whose product MAVRERAAAAMAALERRVPSLDDFAGQSWSSWVERADLPAADGAELEESNKNPKKLDAMTLIKEDMSIFGHCPAHDDFYLVVCNHCSQVVKPQAFQKHCERRHGPLSKLYTRAPPPPPAPASSQKCHVVNGQGPACRGPGSTKTSSREKGQGSRSRGHQPPEKTQKDNLCLFVPVVNLEKMSSLPKPDGHGIRVAPPSAFLSQPGGLTKDSPGKNPMASPSKELPGRESIEIAPSEGPSHRTEGSPSEKEPGGAKLPPKTHRKMARKECDLNRQCGVINPETKKICTRLLTCKIHSVHQRREVQGRAKDFDVLVAELKANSRKGESPKEKSPGRKEAALERPSQEPPASVQLVAAAAAPSGAFSARAKPTYPYCALPRSRASSESELDDEGPCGDGDPGLFPFPLPRGGAQASSEESEEEGTSDELHLPTDCHYANRPPRPQAFCTFGSRLVSPGCYVFSRRLDRFCSALSSMLERHLSSHMWKKIPPAAEPPSHLVSSLPSAPLSPSPTGSSPRLPGPPPRPTCPASTPPTKDSLVPSYPAGSPNVAAACSQAECIGGSQAITSPLPANTPSPSFSKLPPSKASKSSKGKDRLEVEAPSRKRKLSPGPTTFKRTCILEPTGKGKPSGCRGLTAKTKPALGLGLNGTVGPRVKRAGPLDCRGSPHQPPTPVKASQLDSQGVAGHAAKALPTNCLSEEEVAKKRKNLATYCRPVKAKHCQAGAPADAACSVRRKKPGPALAFEEKCSTLQVPARLPEDRGRERVRMDEVGVPSRNLTERGA is encoded by the exons gggctgaGTTGGAGGAGAGTAACAAAAACCCGAAGAAGTTGGATGCCATGACCCTCATTAAAGAAG ACATGTCCATCTTCGGGCACTGCCCTGCCCATGACGACTTCTATTTGGTTGTATGTAACCATTGCAGCCAAGTGGTGAAGCCTCAAGCTTTCCAGAAGCACTGCG AAAGAAGACATGGGCCCCTCAGCAAGCTCTACACCCGggccccacctccacctccagcccCTGCCAGCTCTCAGAAATGCCATGTAGTGAATGGGCAGGGCCCTGCTTGTAGGGGCCCAGGTTCTACCAAAACCTCCTCCAGGGAGAAGGGCCAGGGGTCTCGCAGCCGTGGCCATCAGCCTCCTGAGAAGACCCAGAAGGACAACCTCTG CCTTTTCGTGCCTGTGGTGAATCTGGAGAAGATGTCCAGTCTTCCGAAGCCCGATGGACATGGAATCAGGGTGGCCCCGCCCTCTGCTTTCCTCAGCCAGCCAGGTGGCCTCACCAAGGACTCCcctggaaaaaatcccatggcATCCCCTTCTAAAGAACTTCCTGGCAGAGAGAGCATCGAGATAGCCCCCAGCGAGGGTCCCAGTCACCGGACTGAAGGCAGCCCTTCtgaaaaggagcctggtggggccaaGCTGCCCCCTAAAACCCACCGCAAGATGGCTC GGAAGGAGTGCGACCTCAACAGGCAGTGTGGGGTAATAAATCCAGAGACCAAAAAGATCTGTACCCGCCTTCTCACCTGCAAG ATCCACTCGGTGCACCAGCGCCGGGAGGTCCAGGGCCGAGCCAAGGACTTTGACGTGCTGGTGGCAGAGCTGAAGGCCAATTCCCGCAAAGGGGAGTCTCCCAAGGAGAAGAGCCCAGGGCGCAAGGAGGCAGCTCTCGAGCGCCCCTCCCAGGAGCCCCCCGCCTCAGTCCAACTTgtggcagcagcagctgctcccAGCGGCGCCTTCTCTGCTCGTGCCAAGCCGACCTACCCCTACTGTGCACTGCCCAG GTCCCGGGCTTCCTCTGAGAGTGAGTTGGATGATGAAGGCCCTTGTGGTGATGGGGATCCAGGCCTGTTCCCCTTCCCCCTGCCCCGGGGTGGGGCCCAGGCCTCCAGTGAGGAGAGTGAGGAGGAGGGGACATCTGATGAACTCCACCTCCCCACTGACTGCCATTATGCAAACCGGCCTCCTCGGCCACAGGCG TTCTGCACCTTTGGGAGCCGGCTGGTGAGTCCAGGATGCTACGTGTTTAGCCGCCGGCTGGACCGGTTCTGCTCGGCCCTGAGCTCCATGCTGGAACGGCACCTCAGCTCCCACATGTGGAA GAAGATCCCACCGGCGGCTGAGCCTCCATCCCACCTTGTCAGCTCCCTCCCATCTGCTCCCCTGAGTCCATCCCCTACGGGCAGCAGCCCTCGCCTTCCAGGCCCACCTCCCAGACCCACCTGCCCCGCCTCCACGCCCCCCACCAAGGACAGCCTTGTCCCCAGCTACCCTGCAGGCTCCCCCAACGTGGCAGCCGCCTGTAGTCAGGCGGAGTGCATAGGCGGGAGCCAGGCCATCACCTCACCACTGCCTGCCAACACGCCATCCCCGTCGTTCAGCAAGCTCCCACCTTCCAAGGCCAGCAAGTCGTCCAAAGGCAAGGACAGGCTTGAGGTGGAGGCTCCTTCTCGAAAGCGAAAGTTATCGCCCGGCCCCACCACTTTCAAACGGACTTGCATCCTGGAGCCCACTGGAAAAGGCAAGCCCTCTGGATGCCGGGGCCTCACAGCCAAGACTAAACCTGCTCTGGGCCTGGGGCTTAATGGGACGGTGGGGCCAAGAGTGAAGAGGGCAGGGCCTCTGGACTGTCGGGGTTCCCCTCATCAGCCCCCCACGCCAGTCAAGGCCTCTCAGCTGGACAGCCAGGGGGTGGCTGGACATGCGGCCAAGGCCCTGCCGACCAACTGCCTCTCTGAGGAGGAGGTAGCCAAGAAGCGGAAAAACCTGGCCACTTACTGCCGGCCAGTGAAGGCCAAGCACTGCCAGGCCGGTGCCCCTGCTGACGCGGCCTGCTCTGTGCGCCGCAAGAAGCCGGGTCCGGCCCTGGCCTTTGAGGAGAAGTGTTCTACACTGCAGGTACCAGCCCGGCTCCCTGAAGATCGGGGGCGGGAAAGGGTCAGGATGGATGAGGTTGGCGTGCCCAGCAGGAACCTGACAGAAAGAGGTGCCTAA